A window from Salvia miltiorrhiza cultivar Shanhuang (shh) chromosome 2, IMPLAD_Smil_shh, whole genome shotgun sequence encodes these proteins:
- the LOC131010452 gene encoding CST complex subunit CTC1 isoform X3: MEDNPTTTLTISNLIKSGRPLTAASSLVPSRPIDLLKTSNQNPCCRNSICQNPNVQTLKPFKHSALLIGTLNLPSSEDRYSPLQCNCFQFSDDDSTTICCEILDFDTKMIGQKIRILAWNFIPFERQNRGVKGGFLEIITWDFFQACCGSRCSLLDCSCFCLSLGNCDVGESSMAHKLIFGVIMSISPVSTVPWASEGGDSRGVRGFLVHILVCQCKGCASKHLVSELRGLCERNVKDHRFIQSTIVYFCGVTSSWHPVISRLIGDVVLVMGLKKKLVYLRKEESQLMYVTTDGASLHVAKLSKELRLPQNADIRGKGECGNYTGAITGVYMDGLILELDQDVILLLTDQYLALPHYVRIGVLVTLKNVHFLDPCFPWGKMLILGACTRTSMHLESFSPLESWCHLKQQYPSLLQKFINSLPYAARLWALLIVSCFRKMFAGILSVEEILGSKHKEGLAQKYASSHLPSSALQTRHGILLEFCRHDLCSGGKEVDCCHLRLVLPIANLVSYCEASWKKVFKSQENHPDFMGGINQKSPLCCGGRSYVQSIRRILCSEEIGVVVLGTLRISSSSGRLQLVDATGSVDFMFNLPETWDFKRIFEAKDYRLIMEGTCPELVDLNPTIYQPLSCRSIFSNSFPSRKLNISIYLYHCPSDEDSRSRSLFFDWKGNSQDLNSGRYHLLWIIHKFPIQRKVSSHCTDDAGSGLRSHCDGFCSSHCNSYRENRCSNNGIELSCENTGEGVNIHWMGMLHCASGSAEVVSSCKPPRRKVLLEFGPDCFSKYELLKISCCYLVKDEEGDLLCCKEENYQVSHAKALISSGTLFRSLTLSSIQGLQSTDLSGNLHVSDDELAKGFCNEIPCLIGNSTGNENYSDINIFVPSSAVNLLENFMKIMECVSNKPRDSLEEGSSIHDHNGSMMHSSMQSLGTSCSDYPLPQGNLITLRGLVLAFHDCHGVDFLAQPGRCHGQGSKLMLLQEKAGVCIHVFVDNHTVRIFCDRSKEHCPIGLGRDAYATFHRVLVLSELDKYMMTAVSFITVDHASLMREHHGHDLSNASRTVGSHIGASHDTVSIALISDALQLSELRPMQFRCKVVALYILVLEKAGSTAIFQSRVQSIHSIFRIPFAGFIIDDGSSSCCCWADSETAATFLGLDSEEYSLKDTLTGYKAGKGQLVISTVGRLNQALERHGRIMVKNCSSMFDSSCQDLEFAVDSKRSLSSSDEDNLRSLVTKAILTASWRVDGSLMDPEKASWLEERLSELDVAVPPLLNIWATRVCRTDTLAEARSIVQELV, from the exons ATGGAAGACAACCCAACCACTACATTAACTATCTCCAATCTCATCAAGTCCGGCCGCCCCCTCACGGCCGCCTCATCTCTTGTTCCTAGCCGCCCCATCGACCTTCTCAAGACTTCCAACCAAAACCCCTGCTGCCGGAATTCCATCTGCCAAAACCCTAACGTACAAACCCTTAAACCTTTCAAACACTCAGCACTCCTTATTGGAACTCTCAACCTACCATCTTCCGAAGATCGCTATTCCCCGCTTCAATGTAATTGCTTTCAGTTTTCTGACGACGATTCCACCACCATTTGCTGTGAAATTTTGGATTTTGACACGAAAATGATCGGTCAAAAGATCCGAATTCTCGCTTGGAACTTCATTCCTTTCGAGCGTCAGAATCGGGGCGTGAAAGGTGGTTTTCTCGAGATCATTACGTGGGATTTCTTCCAAGCTTGCTGTGGGAGTAGGTGCTCTTTGTTAGATTGTAGCTGCTTTTGCTTGAGTTTAGGTAATTGTGATGTTGGAGAAAGTTCCATGGCCCACAAGTTGATTTTCGGTGTTATAATGTCGATAAGCCCTGTATCCACTGTCCCTTGGGCGAGCGAGGGAGGTGATTCTAGGGGCGTTCGCGGGTTTCTTGTACATATTCTTGTTTGTCAATGCAAAGGTTGTGCTTCAAAACACCTGGTATCAGAACTCAGAGGTTTATGTGAGAGAAATGTCAAAGATCATCGTTTCATTCAGAGCACGATAGTATACTTCTGTGGAGTGACATCGTCGTGGCATCCTGTGATCTCACGATTAATTGGTGATGTAGTTTTAGTTATGGGGTTAAAGAAAAAGTTGGTTTATTTGAGGAAGGAAGAGTCTCAGCTGATGTATGTGACAACAGATGGTGCATCATTACACGTTGCTAAGTTATCGAAGGAACTGCGTCTACCTCAAAATGCTGATATAAGAGGGAAAGGGGAATGTGGTAACTACACTGGGGCCATTACTGGCGTTTACATGGATGGGCTGATTCTTGAGTTGGATCAAGATGTGATACTATTGTTAACTGACCAGTACCTTGCTTTGCCTCACTATGTCAGAATTGGTGTGCTT GTTACTCTGAAGAATGTTCATTTTTTGGATCCATGTTTTCCGTGGGGAAAAATGTTGATACTTGGTGCTTGCACTAGGACTAGCATGCATTTGGAGTCATTCTCTCCACTGGAATCATG GTGTCATTTGAAACAACAATATCCAAGTCTTCTTCAGAAATTCATTAATTCTTTGCCGTATGCTGCCAGATTGTG GGCATTGCTTATTGTCTCGTGTTTCCGGAAAATGTTTGCTGGGATTTTGTCTGTGGAGGAGATCTTAGGATCAAAACAT AAGGAAGGCCTGGCTCAAAAGTATGCTAGTTCACATTTGCCATCATCAGCTTTACAAACTCGG CATGGAATCCTGCTGGAGTTCTGTAGACATGACTTATGTTCTGGTGGCAAGGAAGTAGATTGTTGTCACTTGAGACTG GTGCTTCCTATTGCTAATTTAGTTAGTTATTGTGAGGCTTCGTGGAAAAAAGTGTTCAAATCCCAAGAGAATCATCCTGATTTTATGGGTGGGATCAATCAGAAAAGCCCTCTATGTTGCGGTGGGAGATCTTATGTGCAATCAATCAGAAGAATATTGTGCTCGGAAGAAATTGGTGTCGTTGTCCTGGGAACTTTAAGG ATTTCATCTTCTTCTGGAAGACTTCAGCTTGTTGATGCAACTGGCAGTGTTGATTTCATGTTTAACCTTCCAGAAACTTGGGACTTTAAGAGGATTTTTGAG GCAAAGGACTACAGGCTCATTATGGAAGGCACATGCCCTGAACTGGTAGACTTAAATCCAACCATATATCAGCCTCTATCTTGCAGAAGTATCTTCAGTAATTCTTTCCCATCAAGAAAGTTGAATATATCAATTTATCTTTACCATTGTCCAAGTGATGAGGATTCTAGAAGTCGTTCTCTATTCTTTGATTGGAAAGGGAATTCTCAGGATCTTAATAGTGGGAGATATCATCTGCTTTGGATAATACATAAGTTTCCCATTCAACGGAAG GTTTCCAGTCACTGTACAGATGATGCCGGAAGTGGTTTAAGAAGCCACTGCGATGGTTTCTGTAGCTCCCATTGCAACTCTTATAGAGAAAACAGATGTTCAAATAATGGGATAGAGCTGTCATGTGAAAATACTGGTGAAGGAGTAAACATTCATTGGATGGGAATGCTGCATTGTGCCAGTGGTAGTGCTGAGGTTGTTTCTAGCTGCAAACCACCAAGGAGGAAGGTGTTGCTGGAATTCGGTCCTGATTGCTTTTCCAAGTATGAA CTACTCAAAATTAGTTGCTGTTATCTTGTTAAAGACGAGGAGGGAGATTTGTTATGCTGTAAAGAAGAAAATTATCAAGTCAGTCATGCTAAAGCGCTCATTAGTTCTGGAACCCTTTTTCGTAGTCTTACATTGTCATCTATCCAGGGTCTTCAAAGTACTGATCTGTCTGGCAATTTGCATGTTAGTGATGATGAGCTAGCCAAGGGTTTCTGTAATGAAATTCCATGCCTGATTGGCAATAGCACGGGCAATGAGAATTATTCAGACATTAACATATTTGTTCCCTCCAGTGCCGTAAATTTGTTGGAGAATTTTATGAAGATAATGGAATGTGTTTCTAATAAGCCCAGGGATTCTTTGGAGGAGGGATCTAGCATCCATGATCATAATGGGTCGATGATGCATTCATCCATGCAATCTTTGGGAACTTCATGTTCTGACTACCCTTTACCTCAGGGGAACCTAATAACTCTACGTGGCCTTGTACTGGCTTTTCATGATTGTCACGGTGTCGATTTTCTTGCACAACCTGGGCGCTGTCATGGTCAAGGTTCAAAGTTGATGTTACTTCAAGAAAAAGCTGGCGTCTGCATCCATGTTTTTGTGGACAATCACACT GTTAGAATCTTCTGCGATAGAAGCAAAGAACATTGTCCTATTGGGTTAGGAAGAGACGCCTATGCAACCTTTCACCGAGTACTTGTACTTAG TGAGCTGGACAAGTATATGATGACAGCTGTATCTTTCATCACAGTCGACCATGCAAGCTTGATGAGGGAGCACCATGGTCATGATCTCAGTAATGCATCCAGAACTGTAGGCTCACATATTGGTGCATCTCATGATACTGTTTCTATAGCACTGATATCTGATGCACTGCAATTATCAGAGCTTAGGCCAATGCAATTTCGTTGCAAG GTTGTTGCTTTGTATATTCTTGTGCTAGAAAAGGCTGGAAGTACTGCGATTTTTCAGTCACGTGTTCAGTCCATACACTCTATTTTTCGGATTCCATTTGCTGGTTTTATCATAG ATGACGGTTCATCCTCCTGTTGTTGTTGGGCGGACTCTGAGACTGCTGCAACCTTCCTTGGTTTAGATTCGGAGGAGTATTCACTAAAAGATACTTTAACGGGATATAAGGCTGGTAAAGGGCAGCTAGTAATCTCCACTGTTGGCCGCCTAAACCAAGCATTAGAGCGACATGGTAGAATTATGGTGAAAAATTGTAGCTCCATGTTCGATTCTTCATGCCAGGATCTTGAATTCGCTGTTGACTCAAAGAGATCACTAAGCAGTTCGGATGAGGATAACCTTCGAAGCTTAGTTACCAAAGCTATTCTCACCGCATCTTGG AGAGTCGATGGCAGCCTCATGGATCCGGAAAAAGCATCCTGGTTGGAGGAGCGTCTATCAGAGCTGGATGTCGCTGTTCCTCCATTGCTAAATATATGGGCAACGCGTGTTTGTCGAACAGACACGCTTGCAGAAGCTAGGAGCATCGTTCAAGAACTCGTATAG